A window of the Cannabis sativa cultivar Pink pepper isolate KNU-18-1 chromosome X, ASM2916894v1, whole genome shotgun sequence genome harbors these coding sequences:
- the LOC115703060 gene encoding 3-oxo-Delta(4,5)-steroid 5-beta-reductase-like: MLKNVLDAVIPHAPNLQHVCLQTGRKHYAGPFKLWGKISPINESPFHEGLPRLKLLNFYYTLEDTLMAEVKRKEGLTWSVHRPGPIFGFSPYSLINVINGLCVYAVICKHEGKPLKFPGNRVGWESYWSASDAELIAEQEIWAAVDPSVKNEAFNCSNGDVLRWKHLWKVLGEKFEVECEEFEEGDDDVLIPRLEERMKDKGEVWDAIVRKNGLVETKLEEIGCWWLVDIQVRFESCLDSMNKSKEYGFLGFRDSTKTFVSWIDKMKAYNYVP; this comes from the coding sequence ATGCTGAAGAACGTTTTGGACGCGGTTATCCCACACGCGCCCAATCTTCAACACGTGTGCTTGCAGACTGGCCGGAAGCACTACGCCGGGCCGTTCAAGCTCTGGGGAAAGATCAGTCCGATCAACGAATCTCCGTTCCACGAGGGACTCCCGAGGCTCAAACTGCTCAATTTCTACTACACCTTGGAAGATACTTTAATGGCGGAAGTGAAGAGAAAAGAGGGTTTGACATGGTCGGTTCACAGACCCGGCCCGATATTCGGATTCTCTCCGTACAGTTTGATCAACGTTATCAACGGTCTCTGCGTCTACGCCGTTATCTGTAAGCACGAGGGAAAGCCGTTAAAATTTCCGGGTAATCGGGTCGGGTGGGAGAGTTATTGGAGCGCCTCAGATGCGGAGTTAATCGCGGAGCAAGAAATATGGGCCGCGGTGGATCCGAGTGTTAAGAACGAAGCGTTTAATTGTAGCAACGGCGACGTTTTGAGATGGAAACATTTGTGGAAGGTTTTGGGTGAGAAATTTGAGGTTGAATGTGAGGAGTTTGAAGAAGGAGACGACGACGTTTTGATACCGAGATTAGAAGAGAGAATGAAAGATAAAGGGGAAGTTTGGGATGCGATAGTGAGAAAGAATGGTTTGGTGGAAACTAAATTGGAAGAAATTGGGTGTTGGTGGCTTGTGGATATTCAAGTGAGGTTTGAGTCTTGTTTGGACAGTATGAATAAGAGCAAAGAGTATGGATTTTTGGGGTTTAGAGATTCTACAAAGACTTTTGTTTCTTGGATTGATAAGATGAAAGCTTATAACTATGTTCCTTGA
- the LOC133032565 gene encoding (S)-8-oxocitronellyl enol synthase CYC2-like, whose product MVNWWWERATRDAKKRVNNYQNVALVVGVTGIVGNSLAEILPLSDTPGGPWKVYGVARRPQPTWNADHPIHYIQCDVTDPNQTRDKLSKLSDITHIFYVTWTNKPTELENCDSNGRMLKNVLEAVIPHAPNLQHVCLQTGLKHYIGSFEFLGKVRPHETPFHEDLPRLVTPNFYYTQEDILMAEVEKKEGLTWSVHRPGHIFGFSPYSLMNVISGLCAYAAMCKHEDKPLKFLGTRAAWDSSWDASDADLIAEHQIWAAVDPNAKNQAFNCSNGDIIKWKHMWKVLAEQFDVEYEEFEDDDGDGDSRLRLVEEMKDKSEVWDEIVRQNGLVPTKFEDVGCWWFVVAYFGYSETEKIVSMNKSKEHGFVGFRNLKTSFIYWIDKLKANKIVP is encoded by the exons ATGGTGAATTGGTGGTGGGAACGAGCAACAAGAGATGCAAAG AAAAGAGTCAATAATTACCAGAACGTGGCTCTTGTGGTGGGCGTAACTGGCATCGTGGGCAATAGCCTCGCCGAGATTCTACCTCTCTCCGACACCCCTGGCGGACCCTGGAAGGTCTACGGCGTGGCTCGTCGGCCCCAACCCACTTGGAACGCTGACCACCCAATTCACTACATTCAGTGTGATGTTACTGACCCGAACCAGACGCGAGACAAGCTGTCTAAACTCTCTGATATCACCCACATCTTCTACGTCACATGGACCAACAAACCCACCGAGCTCGAGAATTGTGATTCCAATGGCCGAATGCTAAAGAATGTCCTCGAAGCAGTTATCCCTCATGCGCCAAATCTCCAACACGTGTGTTTGCAGACCGGGCTGAAACACTACATCGGCTCCTTTGAGTTTCTTGGCAAGGTTCGACCCCACGAGACTCCGTTCCATGAAGACTTGCCGAGACTCGTCACGCCCAACTTTTATTATACTCAGGAAGATATTTTAATGGCGGAAGTAGAGAAGAAGGAAGGGTTGACTTGGTCTGTCCACAGGCCTGGACACATATTCGGATTCTCTCCGTACAGTTTGATGAATGTTATTAGTGGTCTTTGCGCTTATGCAGCCATGTGTAAGCACGAGGATAAGCCACTCAAGTTTTTGGGCACTCGGGCAGCTTGGGATTCTTCATGGGATGCCTCTGACGCTGATTTGATCGCGGAGCATCAGATATGGGCGGCGGTGGATCCCAACGCCAAGAACCAGGCCTTTAATTGCAGCAATGGTGACATTATCAAGTGGAAGCATATGTGGAAGGTGTTGGCTGAGCAATTTGATGTTGAGTATGAGGAATTTGAAGATGATGATGGGGATGGAGATTCGAGGCTAAGATTGGTGGAAGAGATGAAAGATAAGAGTGAAGTTTGGGATGAAATTGTAAGGCAGAATGGTCTGGTGCCTACGAAATTCGAAGATGTTGGGTGTTGGTGGTTTGTTGTTGCTTATTTTGGATATTCAGAGACTGAGAAAATTGTGAGTATGAACAAGAGCAAAGAGCATGGTTTTGTGGGGTTTAGAAATTTAAAGACCTCGTTCATTTATTGGATTGATAAGTTGAAAGCTAATAAGATAGTTCCttga